In one Rhodococcus sp. B50 genomic region, the following are encoded:
- a CDS encoding DUF3145 domain-containing protein, which produces MRASNQFADATAGVIYVHSSPAAVCPHIEWALADILDCRPDLAWTGQPASPGLLRTCVDWVGPVGTAARLADVLRSWPMLRFEITENPSEGVDGERFSYVPRLGLWRGTTSANGDIVVGEMRLRAMLSSASDVTSELHRALGTAWDEELEPYRSGDEGAQVTWLRRDVG; this is translated from the coding sequence ATGCGCGCATCCAACCAATTCGCGGATGCCACGGCGGGGGTGATCTATGTCCACTCCTCTCCGGCGGCCGTGTGCCCGCACATCGAGTGGGCGCTGGCCGACATCCTCGACTGCCGGCCCGATCTCGCGTGGACGGGTCAGCCCGCCTCACCGGGGCTACTGCGCACCTGCGTCGACTGGGTCGGGCCCGTCGGCACGGCCGCGCGACTCGCCGACGTGCTGCGCTCGTGGCCGATGCTCCGCTTCGAGATCACCGAGAACCCCAGCGAGGGTGTGGACGGCGAACGCTTCAGCTACGTCCCCCGTTTGGGCCTGTGGCGGGGGACCACCAGTGCCAACGGCGACATCGTCGTCGGAGAGATGCGTCTGCGCGCCATGCTGTCCTCCGCCTCCGATGTCACGAGCGAACTGCACCGCGCCCTCGGGACGGCATGGGACGAGGAACTCGAGCCGTACCGCAGCGGCGACGAAGGCGCCCAAGTGACGTGGCTCCGCCGGGACGTCGGCTGA
- a CDS encoding MBL fold metallo-hydrolase, which produces MSDNPELTFHGAARTVTGSCATVELGDARILIDCGLFQGSRSLENLNVAEFAFPPESVDAVILTHAHIDHCGLLPKLVARGFDGPIFCTAPTAELLSFMLADSARIQEFEAQRRNRRRDRANRAEFHPIYTEEDARLAAARARPVPLEEWFEPTPGFRARLWNAGHILGSASAEVEAGGVRTLFSGDLGPEQKAFHADPEGPTGIDHIVCESTYGDRSRPRLTITERRDLLAREVNEALERGGNLVIPSFALERTQELLLDIGHLLDDERIPDVPVFVDSPLAIRATEVFARHAAELEDLEGRNVFRHPGIRYTPDAEESMRIDSFRRAIIIAASGMCEAGRVRHHLRNNLHRHDSTVLFVGYQAQGTLGRVILEGASKVRISGEDIDIRAQIRRIDSYSAHADRDELVRWISQRAPISGTVFLDHGEPDALAALTVSLRELDGNLRVVVPEIGARYRLPAGAPAEHITTVAPPAPVRIGRDWQNEYADFATGLRDQLLEIDDPRTRERAIAAMRRVLDEYRVGVSAQEEQHRHHSRPGRRKPPPRRRRRF; this is translated from the coding sequence GTGTCCGACAATCCGGAACTCACTTTCCACGGGGCGGCGAGAACCGTCACCGGTTCGTGCGCGACGGTCGAACTCGGCGACGCGCGGATCCTGATCGATTGCGGACTGTTCCAGGGCTCCCGCAGCCTCGAGAACCTGAACGTCGCAGAGTTCGCGTTCCCCCCGGAGTCGGTCGACGCCGTGATCCTCACCCACGCCCACATCGACCATTGCGGCCTGCTCCCCAAGCTCGTCGCCCGCGGCTTCGACGGCCCGATCTTCTGCACGGCCCCCACGGCGGAATTGCTCTCGTTCATGCTTGCCGACTCGGCTCGCATCCAGGAGTTCGAGGCCCAGCGCCGCAATCGGCGACGCGACCGCGCGAACCGCGCCGAATTCCACCCGATCTACACCGAGGAGGACGCCCGTCTCGCCGCGGCGCGCGCCCGGCCGGTCCCCCTCGAAGAGTGGTTCGAGCCGACGCCCGGTTTCCGGGCCCGCCTGTGGAACGCCGGACACATCCTCGGGTCGGCGTCGGCGGAGGTCGAGGCCGGTGGCGTGCGGACGTTGTTCTCCGGCGATCTCGGTCCGGAACAGAAGGCGTTCCATGCCGATCCGGAAGGCCCGACCGGCATCGACCACATCGTCTGCGAATCCACCTACGGAGACCGCTCACGACCCCGGCTCACCATCACCGAGCGCCGCGATCTGCTGGCCCGGGAAGTGAACGAGGCACTCGAGCGAGGCGGCAATCTGGTCATCCCGTCGTTTGCTCTCGAACGCACCCAGGAGCTGTTGCTCGACATCGGCCACCTTCTCGACGACGAGCGCATTCCCGACGTACCGGTCTTCGTCGACTCCCCGCTCGCGATCCGGGCCACCGAGGTCTTCGCCCGGCACGCAGCCGAACTCGAAGACCTCGAGGGACGGAACGTCTTCCGCCATCCCGGTATCCGGTACACCCCCGACGCCGAGGAATCGATGCGAATCGATTCGTTCCGTCGCGCGATCATCATCGCCGCCTCCGGGATGTGCGAGGCGGGACGAGTGCGGCACCATCTCCGGAACAATCTGCACCGCCACGACTCGACTGTGCTGTTCGTCGGCTATCAAGCGCAGGGCACGCTCGGCAGGGTGATCCTCGAGGGCGCGTCGAAGGTCCGGATCTCGGGTGAAGACATCGACATCCGAGCACAGATCCGGCGGATCGACAGCTACTCCGCGCACGCGGACCGCGACGAGCTGGTGCGCTGGATCTCACAGCGCGCGCCGATCTCCGGCACGGTCTTCCTCGACCACGGAGAACCCGACGCCCTCGCCGCCCTCACGGTGTCGCTGCGCGAACTCGACGGAAACCTCCGCGTGGTCGTCCCGGAGATCGGCGCGCGGTACCGGCTCCCAGCGGGCGCTCCCGCCGAGCACATCACCACCGTCGCACCGCCTGCGCCTGTGCGGATCGGCCGCGACTGGCAGAACGAGTACGCCGATTTCGCCACCGGCCTGCGCGACCAGCTGCTCGAGATCGACGACCCGCGTACCCGGGAGCGCGCGATCGCCGCGATGCGGAGAGTTCTCGACGAGTACCGCGTGGGGGTCTCGGCACAGGAGGAGCAACACCGGCACCACTCACGGCCGGGTCGACGCAAACCTCCTCCCCGGCGGAGGCGCCGGTTCTGA
- a CDS encoding NDMA-dependent alcohol dehydrogenase gives MKTKGAVLWGIDEPWSVEEIDLGDPVAGEVQIRMEAAGMCHSDHHIVTGATPMPSFPAMGGHEGSGVITKVGDGVVGLEVGDHVVLSFIPACGRCPSCSSGHSNLCDLGAGLLSGQAISDGTYRIQARGENVIAMCLLGTFSPYMTVNQSQVVKIDKDVPFELAALVGCGVPTGWGSATNIAEVKAGDSVAIIGVGGVGMSALQGAVASGARHVFAIDPEPWKREQALKFGATHTYASIEEAIVPIMEITWGRMCHSTIITVGEMKGELVDPALTLTAKGGRCVVTAMGYMSDMDVKLNSFLFSMLQKDLKGNIFGGCNARVDIPNLLDLYKSGQLNLADMVTRTYTLEQINDGYRDMLEGRNIRGVIRYTEADW, from the coding sequence ATGAAGACCAAGGGTGCAGTGCTGTGGGGCATCGACGAACCGTGGTCGGTCGAGGAGATCGACCTCGGCGATCCCGTCGCGGGCGAAGTGCAGATCCGCATGGAAGCCGCCGGCATGTGCCATTCCGACCATCACATCGTCACGGGCGCAACCCCGATGCCGTCCTTCCCCGCCATGGGTGGTCACGAGGGCTCGGGTGTGATCACCAAGGTCGGTGACGGCGTGGTGGGTCTCGAGGTGGGCGACCACGTCGTGCTGTCCTTCATCCCTGCGTGCGGGCGGTGTCCGTCCTGTTCCTCGGGGCACTCGAATCTGTGCGACCTCGGGGCGGGACTGCTCAGTGGCCAGGCGATCTCCGACGGCACCTACCGCATTCAGGCCCGCGGCGAGAACGTGATCGCAATGTGCCTCCTCGGCACCTTCTCGCCGTACATGACGGTCAACCAGAGCCAGGTCGTCAAGATCGACAAGGACGTACCCTTCGAGCTCGCGGCGCTGGTCGGCTGTGGCGTACCCACCGGCTGGGGTTCGGCGACGAACATCGCCGAGGTCAAGGCCGGCGACTCGGTCGCCATCATCGGCGTCGGCGGTGTCGGCATGAGTGCTCTGCAGGGCGCCGTCGCCTCGGGTGCGCGCCACGTGTTCGCGATCGACCCGGAGCCGTGGAAGCGGGAGCAGGCGCTCAAGTTCGGTGCCACCCACACCTACGCCTCCATCGAAGAGGCCATCGTGCCCATCATGGAGATCACGTGGGGCCGCATGTGCCACTCGACGATCATCACCGTGGGCGAGATGAAGGGCGAGCTGGTCGATCCGGCACTGACACTCACGGCCAAGGGCGGCCGGTGCGTCGTCACGGCGATGGGCTACATGTCCGACATGGACGTCAAGCTCAACTCGTTCCTGTTCTCGATGCTGCAGAAGGACCTCAAGGGCAACATCTTCGGTGGCTGCAACGCGCGGGTGGACATCCCCAACCTGCTCGACCTGTACAAGTCCGGTCAACTGAACCTGGCCGACATGGTCACGCGCACCTACACCCTCGAGCAGATCAACGACGGATACCGGGACATGCTCGAGGGCAGGAACATCCGCGGCGTCATCCGGTACACCGAAGCCGACTGGTGA
- a CDS encoding Zn-ribbon domain-containing OB-fold protein: protein MTTKALAPDVSTWPAENPQLIGSRCDDCSATTWPTQPRCPRCSGANISELPLPRRGTLVAWTTQGFVPKQPYAGNETAATFEPFAFGLVQLGDVVRVEARLTENDPEKLRPGMELELTFVPFYTDDDGTDIVTWAFAPI, encoded by the coding sequence ATGACGACGAAGGCGCTCGCGCCCGACGTATCCACGTGGCCGGCAGAGAACCCGCAGCTCATCGGCAGCCGCTGCGACGACTGCTCCGCGACCACCTGGCCCACCCAGCCGCGCTGCCCCCGGTGCAGCGGGGCGAACATCTCGGAACTGCCGTTGCCGCGGCGCGGCACGCTCGTGGCGTGGACCACGCAGGGCTTCGTACCGAAGCAGCCCTACGCGGGCAACGAGACCGCGGCGACCTTCGAGCCGTTCGCCTTCGGACTCGTGCAACTCGGTGACGTGGTCCGCGTCGAGGCCCGCCTCACGGAGAACGACCCGGAGAAACTGCGCCCGGGCATGGAACTCGAGCTCACCTTCGTCCCCTTCTACACCGACGACGACGGCACCGACATCGTCACGTGGGCCTTCGCGCCGATCTGA
- the acpM gene encoding meromycolate extension acyl carrier protein AcpM, with protein MAATQEEIIAGLAEIIEEVTGIEPSEVTVDKSFVDDLDIDSLSMVEIAVQTEDKYGVKIPDEDLAGLRTVGDAVNYIQKLEAAGVQATNDNE; from the coding sequence GTGGCCGCCACCCAGGAAGAAATCATCGCCGGTCTCGCCGAGATCATCGAAGAGGTCACCGGCATCGAGCCCTCCGAGGTGACCGTCGACAAGTCCTTCGTCGACGACCTCGACATCGACTCGCTGTCCATGGTCGAGATCGCCGTCCAGACCGAGGACAAGTACGGCGTGAAGATCCCCGACGAGGATCTCGCCGGTCTCCGCACCGTCGGCGACGCCGTGAACTACATCCAGAAGCTCGAGGCCGCAGGCGTTCAGGCCACGAACGACAACGAATGA
- a CDS encoding KasA/KasB family beta-ketoacyl-ACP synthase: MSSAVTSPSPRALRNVVVTSLAATTSIAGDVDSTWKALLAGESGIGTIDGGFVDEYNLPVRIGGTLKVSPDEGLSRVELRRMSFVERLALTLGRTVWQNAGSPEVDKDRLGVVIGTGLGGGESLIDAVDKLREGGYRKVSPFAVQMIMPNGPSATVGLELGARAGVITPVSACSSGSEAIANAYRMIAFGDADIVVTGGVEGQLDAVATAGFAMMRALSTRNDDPRGASRPFDKDRDGFVFGEAGALMVLESEEHAKARGATIHARVLGAGITSDGYHIVAPDPEGTGAARAMRRAIETAGLTKADIGHVNAHATATPIGDVAEAKAINAAVGNHAAIYAPKSALGHSIGAVGALEAVLTVLTLRDGVIPPTLNLENQDPEIDLDVVKGEPRSGRIDFALNNSFGFGGHNVALAFGRA; encoded by the coding sequence ATGAGTTCTGCTGTGACCTCCCCTTCTCCTCGGGCACTCCGCAACGTCGTCGTCACCAGCCTCGCGGCCACGACGTCGATCGCCGGCGACGTGGACTCCACCTGGAAGGCACTGCTGGCCGGTGAGAGCGGGATCGGCACCATCGACGGCGGATTCGTCGACGAGTACAACTTGCCGGTGCGCATCGGCGGAACTCTGAAGGTGAGCCCCGACGAGGGCCTGTCCCGCGTCGAGCTCCGCCGCATGAGCTTCGTCGAGCGCCTCGCGCTCACCCTCGGGCGCACCGTCTGGCAGAACGCCGGCAGCCCCGAGGTCGACAAGGACCGTCTCGGTGTGGTCATCGGTACGGGTCTCGGTGGTGGCGAGTCGCTCATCGACGCCGTCGACAAGCTCCGTGAGGGCGGCTACCGCAAGGTCTCGCCGTTCGCGGTGCAGATGATCATGCCGAACGGGCCGTCGGCCACCGTCGGCCTCGAACTCGGTGCTCGCGCAGGGGTGATCACCCCGGTCTCGGCGTGCTCGTCCGGATCCGAGGCGATCGCCAACGCGTACCGGATGATCGCCTTCGGCGACGCCGACATCGTCGTCACCGGTGGTGTCGAAGGTCAGCTGGACGCGGTCGCCACTGCGGGCTTCGCGATGATGCGGGCGCTGAGCACCCGCAACGACGACCCGCGTGGCGCGTCGCGCCCGTTCGACAAGGACCGCGACGGCTTCGTCTTCGGCGAGGCCGGCGCGCTGATGGTCCTCGAGAGCGAGGAGCACGCCAAGGCACGCGGAGCGACCATCCACGCTCGCGTCCTCGGCGCCGGCATCACCTCCGACGGATACCACATCGTCGCCCCCGATCCGGAAGGCACGGGTGCGGCACGGGCCATGCGGCGGGCGATCGAGACCGCCGGGCTCACCAAGGCCGACATCGGGCACGTCAACGCGCATGCGACGGCCACCCCGATCGGCGACGTGGCCGAAGCCAAGGCCATCAACGCGGCCGTGGGCAACCACGCCGCGATCTACGCCCCCAAGTCCGCGCTCGGTCATTCGATCGGTGCGGTGGGTGCACTCGAAGCAGTACTCACGGTCCTGACGCTGCGTGACGGGGTCATCCCGCCCACGCTGAATCTCGAGAACCAGGATCCAGAGATCGATCTCGACGTGGTCAAGGGCGAACCGCGTTCCGGCCGGATCGATTTCGCGCTGAACAACTCGTTCGGTTTCGGTGGGCACAACGTGGCGCTCGCATTCGGTCGCGCCTGA
- a CDS encoding thiolase family protein, which produces MMNDVAIIGVGLHPFGRFGAKSAIEMAADAIQLALEDSGVAWKDIQFGIGGSYEVDNTDAVTRLVGLTGIPFTNVFNACATSASAIEQTADGIRSGKYDIGIAVGTDKHPRGAFTADPAMLGLPAWYAENGQFVTTKFFGMKANRYAIDHNISHETLARVAAKNYRNGGLNPKAFRRTEFSIEEILSSPMLNYPLTAKMFCAPDEGAAAVIMCRGDLVSKYTTNKPVYLRSTAIRTRTYGAYEVHATWASVEEDVSPTVYAAKAAYEAAGIGPEDVDVAQLQDTDAGAEVIHMAETGLCADGDQEKLIAEGATEIGGSLPVNTDGGLIANGEPIGASGIRQVHELVLQLRGQAGERQVPGEPKVGLAQVYGAPGTAAASILSL; this is translated from the coding sequence ATCATGAACGACGTTGCCATCATCGGGGTGGGCCTTCACCCGTTCGGTAGATTCGGCGCCAAGTCGGCCATCGAAATGGCCGCAGACGCAATCCAGCTCGCCCTCGAGGACTCGGGTGTCGCCTGGAAGGACATCCAGTTCGGCATCGGCGGCAGCTACGAGGTCGACAACACCGACGCCGTCACCCGCCTCGTGGGCCTGACCGGCATTCCCTTCACCAACGTGTTCAACGCGTGCGCGACGTCCGCGAGCGCGATCGAGCAGACCGCGGACGGGATCCGTTCCGGCAAGTACGACATCGGCATCGCGGTGGGCACCGACAAGCACCCCCGCGGCGCGTTCACCGCCGACCCCGCCATGCTCGGCCTGCCCGCCTGGTACGCCGAGAACGGGCAGTTCGTCACCACCAAGTTCTTCGGCATGAAGGCGAACCGTTACGCCATCGACCACAACATCTCGCACGAAACGCTCGCCCGGGTCGCGGCGAAGAACTACCGCAACGGCGGGCTCAACCCGAAAGCCTTCCGCCGCACCGAGTTCAGCATCGAGGAGATCCTGTCGTCCCCGATGCTCAACTACCCCCTCACGGCGAAGATGTTCTGCGCTCCGGACGAAGGTGCCGCCGCGGTGATCATGTGCCGCGGCGACTTGGTGTCGAAGTACACCACCAACAAGCCGGTATACCTGCGCTCCACCGCGATTCGGACGCGCACCTACGGTGCGTACGAGGTCCACGCGACGTGGGCGTCGGTCGAGGAGGACGTCTCCCCCACCGTCTACGCCGCGAAGGCCGCCTACGAGGCCGCCGGAATCGGTCCCGAGGATGTCGACGTCGCTCAGCTCCAGGACACCGACGCCGGAGCGGAAGTCATCCACATGGCCGAGACCGGGCTGTGCGCCGACGGCGACCAGGAGAAATTGATCGCCGAGGGTGCGACCGAGATAGGTGGATCGCTCCCGGTGAACACCGACGGCGGGCTCATCGCCAACGGTGAACCCATCGGGGCCTCCGGCATCCGCCAGGTCCACGAACTGGTTCTGCAGCTGCGCGGTCAGGCGGGCGAGCGTCAGGTCCCGGGCGAGCCGAAGGTGGGTCTTGCTCAGGTCTACGGCGCACCCGGCACCGCAGCCGCATCGATCCTGTCACTCTGA
- a CDS encoding serine hydrolase domain-containing protein: MHSLDLISDWPVDRSAAAVVTRDGGTVASTGDLDEVFPLASVTKPLVAYAALVAVEEGAIELDQPAGPEGSTVRHLLAHASGLAFGERTVQTEPERKRIYSSAGFEVLAELVETETGIEFPEYLRQAVFEPLGMRSSSLPGPAGHGAQSSVADLALFARELLTPVLISRETVAEATAVQFPGLNGLVPGYGMFKPNDWGLGFEIRGEKNPHWTATRNSPRTFGHFGQSGTFIWVDPEISVATVVLTDRAFGDWAKPLWPAVGDAIITEFT, encoded by the coding sequence GTGCACAGCCTCGATCTGATCAGCGACTGGCCTGTCGACCGTTCCGCCGCAGCGGTGGTGACCCGGGACGGCGGAACGGTCGCGTCGACGGGAGATCTCGACGAGGTCTTTCCGCTCGCGTCCGTGACGAAGCCGCTCGTGGCGTATGCGGCGCTGGTGGCGGTCGAGGAGGGCGCGATCGAACTCGATCAGCCTGCGGGCCCCGAGGGGTCGACGGTGCGGCATCTGCTCGCCCACGCCTCGGGTCTGGCGTTCGGTGAGCGCACCGTGCAGACCGAACCCGAGAGGAAGCGCATCTACTCGAGTGCGGGCTTCGAGGTTCTCGCCGAACTCGTCGAGACGGAAACCGGTATCGAGTTCCCGGAATACCTTCGGCAGGCGGTCTTCGAGCCGCTCGGCATGCGGTCCTCCTCCCTGCCCGGACCGGCCGGCCACGGTGCGCAGTCGTCGGTGGCCGATCTCGCTCTGTTCGCGCGCGAACTGCTCACCCCGGTTCTGATCTCGCGTGAGACGGTCGCCGAGGCGACCGCAGTGCAGTTCCCGGGGCTGAACGGACTCGTGCCGGGTTACGGGATGTTCAAGCCCAACGACTGGGGTCTCGGATTCGAGATCCGCGGCGAGAAGAATCCGCATTGGACCGCCACGCGGAATTCACCGCGCACTTTCGGTCATTTCGGTCAATCGGGGACATTCATTTGGGTAGATCCCGAAATTTCCGTCGCCACTGTGGTACTTACTGATCGTGCGTTCGGAGATTGGGCGAAACCGCTCTGGCCCGCCGTCGGCGACGCGATCATCACCGAATTCACATAA
- a CDS encoding acyl-CoA carboxylase subunit beta: MTILDPATLRETSVDPRDPLARLEKLFDPGSLELLHSRDKSGVLAAVGDVDGIRTVAYCSDATVMGGAMGVEGCKHIVSAIDHAIDHEIPVVGIFHSGGARLAEGVEALHAVGLVFEAMVRASGLVPQISVVLGFAAGGAAYGPALTDIVIMAPEGRVFVTGPDVVRSVTGEQVDMESLGGPDTHTKKSGVAHIAAHDEPDALHRARRLVSMLAEQGEFDVAAAALGDTDLRALMPESPRRAYDVRPIVHQLLDNVDGESAFEEIQAGWARSIVTGFGRLGGRTVGVIANNPLRLGGCLNSESAEKAARFVRMCNAFGVPLVVIVDVPGYLPGVSQEWEGVVRRGAKLLHAFAEAKVPRVTLVTRKIYGGAYIAMNSRALGATAVYAWPESEVAVMGAKAAVGILHKKALAAAPEEEREALHDRLAAEHEAIAGGVGRAMAIGVVDEMIDPATTRSTLAAALAAAPAVRGRHKNIPL; encoded by the coding sequence ATGACCATCCTGGATCCAGCCACCCTGCGTGAGACGTCGGTGGACCCCAGAGATCCGTTGGCCCGTCTCGAGAAACTGTTCGACCCGGGCAGCCTGGAGTTGCTGCACAGCCGCGACAAGTCGGGCGTCCTCGCCGCCGTCGGCGACGTCGACGGCATCCGGACGGTCGCGTACTGCTCCGATGCCACCGTCATGGGTGGTGCCATGGGCGTCGAGGGATGCAAGCACATCGTCTCCGCCATCGACCACGCCATCGACCACGAGATCCCCGTGGTCGGCATCTTCCACTCCGGTGGTGCGCGTCTGGCCGAAGGCGTCGAGGCCCTCCATGCCGTCGGCCTGGTCTTCGAGGCCATGGTGCGCGCGTCCGGTCTCGTCCCCCAGATCTCCGTCGTTCTCGGCTTCGCGGCCGGCGGTGCCGCCTACGGCCCGGCCCTGACCGACATCGTCATCATGGCCCCCGAGGGCCGTGTCTTCGTCACCGGACCGGACGTGGTGCGCAGCGTCACCGGCGAGCAGGTCGACATGGAGTCGCTCGGCGGCCCCGACACGCACACCAAGAAGTCCGGTGTCGCCCACATCGCCGCGCACGACGAGCCCGACGCCCTGCACCGGGCACGCCGTCTCGTGTCGATGCTCGCCGAGCAGGGCGAATTCGACGTCGCCGCAGCGGCACTCGGCGACACCGACCTGCGGGCACTGATGCCCGAGTCGCCGCGACGCGCATACGACGTGCGCCCGATCGTCCACCAACTGCTCGACAACGTCGACGGCGAGTCCGCCTTCGAGGAGATCCAGGCCGGCTGGGCTCGCAGCATTGTCACCGGCTTCGGTCGTCTCGGCGGCCGCACCGTCGGCGTCATCGCCAACAACCCGCTCCGACTCGGTGGGTGCCTCAACTCCGAGAGCGCCGAGAAGGCAGCGCGATTCGTGCGGATGTGCAATGCCTTCGGTGTTCCGCTCGTCGTGATCGTCGACGTCCCCGGTTACCTTCCCGGGGTGAGCCAGGAATGGGAGGGTGTCGTGCGACGCGGCGCCAAGCTGCTCCACGCATTCGCCGAGGCGAAGGTTCCCCGCGTCACGCTCGTGACGCGCAAGATCTACGGCGGCGCGTACATCGCGATGAACTCGCGGGCGCTGGGGGCCACCGCCGTCTACGCGTGGCCGGAGTCCGAGGTGGCCGTGATGGGCGCGAAGGCCGCCGTGGGCATCCTCCACAAGAAAGCCCTCGCCGCGGCTCCCGAGGAGGAGCGCGAGGCCCTGCACGACCGGCTCGCCGCGGAGCACGAGGCGATCGCCGGCGGCGTCGGGCGCGCGATGGCCATCGGCGTCGTCGACGAGATGATCGATCCGGCCACCACGCGCAGCACCCTGGCCGCTGCGCTCGCCGCCGCCCCTGCGGTTCGCGGGCGCCACAAGAACATTCCGCTCTGA
- a CDS encoding ACP S-malonyltransferase: MISLLAPGQGSQTPGMLAPWLEQSGARDRIDQWSQTAGLDLARLGTTATADEITDTAVTQPLVVASALLAFEDLDRRGLVPADTIVAGHSVGELAAAAIAGVISADDAVALAAIRGAEMARACAIEPTGMSAVLGGAEDEVLARLAELDLTPANMNAAGQIVAAGRLTALEELAANPPEKARVRALPVAGAFHTRFMAPAQDAVAAAAAKITPSDPTHTLLSNYDGKPVTSGADALERLAAQVTRPVRWDLCTVSLRDAQVSRIVELPPAGTLVGIAKREMRGTPTVALKTPAEISALAESLQLG, encoded by the coding sequence GTGATTTCGCTGCTTGCCCCCGGCCAGGGGTCTCAAACACCCGGAATGCTCGCCCCGTGGCTCGAGCAATCCGGAGCGCGCGACCGCATCGACCAGTGGTCGCAGACGGCGGGACTCGACCTCGCGCGGCTCGGTACCACCGCCACCGCCGACGAGATCACCGACACCGCAGTGACCCAACCGCTCGTGGTGGCCTCCGCACTCCTCGCCTTCGAGGATCTCGACCGTCGCGGCCTCGTGCCCGCCGACACGATCGTCGCCGGCCATTCGGTCGGCGAACTCGCCGCGGCCGCCATCGCGGGTGTCATCAGCGCCGACGACGCCGTCGCCCTCGCCGCGATCCGCGGGGCCGAGATGGCCCGTGCGTGCGCGATCGAACCCACCGGAATGTCCGCCGTCCTCGGCGGCGCGGAGGACGAGGTGCTCGCGCGCCTCGCCGAGTTGGACCTGACCCCCGCCAACATGAACGCGGCCGGCCAGATCGTCGCAGCAGGGCGCCTGACCGCGCTCGAGGAACTCGCTGCGAACCCGCCCGAGAAGGCCCGTGTCCGCGCTCTGCCGGTCGCCGGCGCCTTCCACACCCGATTCATGGCACCCGCCCAGGACGCCGTGGCCGCTGCTGCGGCGAAGATCACCCCTTCGGATCCGACGCACACGCTGCTGTCGAACTACGACGGCAAGCCCGTCACCTCCGGAGCCGACGCCCTCGAACGTCTCGCAGCCCAGGTCACCCGGCCCGTCCGGTGGGATCTGTGCACCGTCTCCCTGCGCGACGCGCAGGTGAGCCGGATCGTCGAGCTTCCCCCCGCCGGCACGCTGGTGGGCATCGCCAAGCGCGAGATGCGTGGCACGCCCACCGTCGCCCTCAAGACCCCCGCGGAAATCTCCGCTCTGGCCGAAAGTCTTCAACTCGGTTAG